The following coding sequences lie in one Candidatus Eremiobacterota bacterium genomic window:
- a CDS encoding ABC transporter ATP-binding protein, with amino-acid sequence MRPVVEVSSVRKEYVMGNDLVCALRGVDLAVEPGEFVAVMGPSGSGKSTFMHLVGLLDTPSAGTYHFEGIEVSHLSADERADIRGRRLGFVFQAYNLLPRTSASENVELPMVYAGTPESERIQIALDKLEMVGIRHLANHHPNQMSGGQQQRVAIARSLVNNPGLILADEPTGALDTKSSQDVMRLFARLNDEQGITIMLVTHEPDVAAYARRIVTFRDGVITGDTLNERRAA; translated from the coding sequence ATGCGGCCGGTCGTCGAAGTCTCGAGCGTACGCAAGGAGTATGTGATGGGCAACGATCTCGTGTGCGCACTGCGCGGCGTCGATCTCGCCGTCGAACCCGGCGAGTTCGTCGCCGTGATGGGTCCGTCGGGGTCGGGAAAGTCGACCTTCATGCATCTCGTTGGATTGCTCGACACGCCGTCCGCGGGCACGTACCATTTCGAAGGCATCGAAGTCTCGCACCTGAGCGCCGACGAGCGCGCCGACATCCGCGGTCGGCGACTGGGCTTCGTCTTTCAGGCGTACAATCTTCTGCCGCGCACCAGCGCATCGGAGAATGTCGAACTTCCGATGGTTTATGCCGGCACTCCGGAATCGGAGCGAATCCAAATCGCGCTCGATAAACTCGAAATGGTCGGCATCCGTCACCTTGCGAATCATCATCCGAACCAAATGTCCGGCGGTCAGCAGCAGCGAGTCGCGATCGCACGTTCGCTCGTGAACAATCCGGGACTCATTCTCGCCGACGAGCCAACCGGCGCTTTGGACACGAAGAGCTCGCAAGACGTCATGCGGCTTTTCGCGCGGCTCAACGACGAACAAGGCATCACGATCATGCTGGTGACCCACGAACCCGACGTGGCCGCCTATGCGCGACGAATCGTCACTTTTCGCGACGGGGTCATTACCGGCGATACCCTCAATGAAAGGCGCGCGGCATGA
- a CDS encoding ABC transporter permease, whose protein sequence is MRLKLTLRIALSALVRNKARSLLTMLGIVIGVAAVIVTVAIGVGARTSVQQSISSLGSNLIVVQPGSVTQTGARTGFGGASTLTPDDGLAIAKLPGVASVSPAVSLRTQVVAGANNWQTTITGVAPTYTFIRSWPLAQGAFFNENEVASAAKVAVLGATVVAELFPNDDSPIGQTVIIKGAPYTVIGTLTPLGQSGLGTDQDDVVMIPYTSAMERLTGLTTVNTLMISAATQDQISAVTSSVTQLLEARHRIVAPQVDDFQVRNLQAIAQTASQTGTVMELLLAGVAAVSLVVGGIGIMNIMLVSVTERTREIGLRMSVGARAATILRQFLAESVVLSTIGGLIGIVTGAIGTLAVAALTHWPTAIPPQWILASVAFSAMVGIFFGYYPARKAAQLNPIEALRFE, encoded by the coding sequence ATGAGGCTTAAACTAACGCTCCGAATCGCGCTGTCGGCGCTCGTTCGCAACAAGGCTCGCTCGCTGTTAACCATGCTCGGCATCGTTATCGGCGTCGCCGCGGTCATCGTCACGGTGGCCATCGGCGTGGGCGCTCGTACGTCGGTGCAACAGAGCATTAGCAGCCTCGGTTCGAATTTGATCGTCGTGCAGCCCGGCAGCGTGACGCAGACGGGCGCGCGGACCGGCTTCGGTGGGGCCTCGACGCTCACGCCTGACGACGGCTTGGCGATCGCGAAGCTCCCCGGCGTAGCGTCGGTCTCACCAGCGGTGTCACTGCGCACGCAGGTCGTCGCCGGCGCGAACAACTGGCAGACGACGATTACCGGCGTTGCGCCAACCTACACGTTCATTCGCTCGTGGCCGCTCGCGCAAGGCGCCTTTTTCAACGAAAACGAGGTAGCGTCGGCGGCAAAGGTTGCCGTGCTCGGCGCCACGGTCGTAGCCGAGCTCTTTCCGAACGACGACTCGCCGATCGGGCAAACCGTCATCATCAAAGGGGCTCCGTACACGGTCATCGGAACGCTTACTCCGCTCGGTCAGAGCGGCCTCGGTACCGATCAGGACGACGTCGTCATGATTCCGTACACGTCCGCGATGGAACGCCTCACCGGCCTGACGACGGTTAACACGCTGATGATCTCGGCGGCGACACAGGACCAGATTTCTGCGGTAACTTCGAGCGTGACGCAGCTGCTCGAGGCGCGCCATCGCATCGTGGCGCCGCAAGTCGATGATTTTCAAGTGCGCAACTTGCAAGCAATCGCGCAGACCGCGTCGCAGACCGGAACGGTAATGGAGCTGTTGCTCGCTGGTGTCGCCGCAGTCTCGTTGGTCGTCGGCGGAATCGGTATCATGAACATCATGCTCGTTTCGGTAACCGAGCGTACGCGCGAGATCGGCTTGCGCATGTCGGTCGGCGCCCGTGCGGCCACGATCCTGCGGCAGTTTCTCGCCGAATCGGTCGTGCTATCGACAATCGGTGGCCTCATTGGGATCGTCACCGGTGCGATCGGGACGCTCGCAGTCGCCGCGTTGACGCATTGGCCGACGGCGATTCCGCCCCAGTGGATTCTCGCATCGGT
- a CDS encoding efflux RND transporter periplasmic adaptor subunit yields the protein MSSITIPAPRTLAGVPGILAKLPHRWWLAAALLFAVGISAWLLARSHASVPFVTSPITQTTLVASVTASGTVDPQNLISVGTQVSGTIASLAADYNSKVKKGQVLARLDPSTLQAQLTQAQAALMQAQAQAAQASASAEGAASGIGIATAGATAEVAAVASARANVTKTQAALVLAQKTESRDEALLGQGYVAQSTVDTDRANVAQDESDVAAAQAAVAQAQAQDVASNATIDQSASTAQSQEASTQAAEANVAAAQAVVRQDQLNLEHAVIMSPVDGTVVARDVSVGQTVAASLQTPTLFSIAQNLGKMEVDINVGEPDIGNVKPGDPVQFSVLAYPNEVFQGAVAQVRINPQTLNNVVTYDVVVFATNASGKLLPGMTANATIQVASVRNALTVPVAALHTRAPATTPWGSVDSAASSAAIASGSSARILVDRNGKAVPVPVRVRLTNGTTAAIEPLQAGTVAAGDRVIIGTNAAHRSATNDQSTRSPMSGGPVGSMRGLH from the coding sequence ATGTCAAGCATCACGATTCCCGCTCCTCGAACGCTCGCCGGCGTACCCGGAATTCTCGCCAAGCTGCCGCACCGCTGGTGGTTGGCCGCGGCGCTGCTTTTCGCCGTGGGCATTTCCGCTTGGTTACTGGCGCGGTCTCACGCAAGCGTTCCTTTCGTCACCTCGCCAATCACCCAGACGACGTTGGTCGCTTCGGTAACGGCCTCGGGAACGGTCGACCCGCAGAACCTTATTTCGGTCGGCACACAAGTCTCCGGCACGATCGCATCGCTTGCCGCTGACTATAACAGCAAGGTGAAGAAAGGCCAGGTTTTGGCTCGTCTCGATCCCAGTACGTTGCAAGCTCAACTCACGCAAGCGCAAGCCGCGCTCATGCAAGCGCAAGCTCAGGCTGCGCAAGCTTCGGCGAGCGCAGAGGGCGCGGCGTCGGGGATCGGTATCGCCACCGCCGGAGCGACCGCCGAAGTTGCGGCAGTCGCGTCGGCCAGGGCTAACGTCACCAAGACTCAGGCGGCGCTCGTGCTGGCGCAAAAGACGGAGTCGCGCGACGAAGCGCTGCTCGGACAGGGCTACGTCGCACAAAGCACGGTCGATACGGATCGTGCGAACGTGGCGCAAGACGAAAGCGATGTGGCGGCCGCGCAAGCCGCCGTTGCGCAAGCGCAGGCGCAGGACGTGGCAAGTAATGCGACCATCGATCAGAGCGCCTCAACGGCGCAAAGCCAGGAAGCGAGCACCCAGGCCGCCGAGGCGAATGTCGCGGCCGCCCAAGCAGTCGTTCGTCAAGATCAGCTGAATCTCGAACATGCCGTTATCATGTCGCCGGTCGACGGCACCGTCGTAGCGCGCGACGTCTCCGTCGGCCAAACCGTCGCTGCGTCGCTGCAGACGCCGACCCTCTTTTCCATCGCGCAAAATCTCGGCAAGATGGAAGTCGACATCAACGTGGGCGAGCCGGACATTGGCAACGTGAAGCCGGGCGACCCGGTGCAGTTTTCGGTGCTCGCCTATCCAAACGAAGTATTTCAAGGAGCGGTCGCGCAAGTGCGCATCAATCCGCAAACGCTCAACAACGTGGTGACCTACGATGTCGTGGTTTTTGCCACGAACGCCAGCGGCAAGCTCTTACCGGGAATGACCGCCAATGCGACGATCCAAGTCGCCAGCGTGCGCAATGCACTCACCGTTCCGGTCGCGGCGCTCCATACCCGCGCGCCGGCGACCACGCCGTGGGGTAGCGTGGACAGCGCGGCCTCGAGCGCGGCAATAGCATCGGGATCGAGCGCCCGCATCCTCGTCGATCGCAATGGTAAAGCAGTTCCCGTCCCAGTCCGCGTGCGGCTGACCAACGGTACCACGGCGGCCATCGAACCTCTGCAAGCCGGAACCGTGGCCGCCGGCGACCGCGTGATCATCGGCACGAACGCCGCGCACCGCTCCGCAACGAACGATCAGAGTACGCGCTCGCCGATGAGCGGCGGCCCGGTCGGCTCCATGCGAGGTCTGCACTGA